A section of the Corynebacterium auris genome encodes:
- the rplP gene encoding 50S ribosomal protein L16 — MLIPKRVKYRRQHRPHRRGVSKGGNTINFGDYGLQALEPAYITNRQIESARIAINRHVKRGGKVWINIFPDRPLTQKPLGVRMGSGKGPVEKWVANVKPGRILFEMSYPNEETAIEALRRAGAKLPCKVRIIKKEDQF, encoded by the coding sequence ATGCTTATTCCGAAGCGCGTGAAGTACCGCCGCCAGCACCGCCCGCACCGTCGCGGCGTGTCCAAGGGTGGCAACACCATCAACTTCGGTGACTACGGCCTCCAGGCTCTCGAGCCGGCCTACATCACCAACCGTCAGATCGAATCCGCGCGTATCGCGATCAACCGCCACGTCAAGCGCGGCGGCAAGGTCTGGATCAACATCTTCCCGGACCGTCCGCTGACCCAGAAGCCGCTCGGCGTGCGCATGGGTTCCGGTAAGGGCCCCGTGGAGAAGTGGGTGGCCAACGTGAAGCCGGGCCGCATCCTCTTCGAGATGTCCTACCCGAACGAGGAGACCGCCATCGAGGCACTGCGCCGCGCGGGTGCGAAGCTGCCGTGCAAGGTTCGCATCATCAAGAAGGAGGACCAGTTCTAA
- the rpsQ gene encoding 30S ribosomal protein S17 — MTEANVNATTVNENKKEKGLQKRRRGYVVSDKMDKTIVVEVEDRKSHALYGKIVRTTKRVKAHDETNTAGVGDLVLIEETRPLSKDKHFRLVDIIEKAR; from the coding sequence ATGACTGAGGCAAACGTGAACGCAACCACAGTGAACGAAAACAAGAAGGAAAAGGGCCTGCAGAAGCGCCGCCGCGGCTACGTCGTGTCCGACAAGATGGACAAGACGATCGTGGTCGAGGTCGAGGACCGCAAGTCCCACGCCCTGTACGGCAAGATCGTCCGTACCACGAAGCGCGTGAAGGCCCACGACGAGACGAACACCGCCGGCGTCGGCGACCTCGTCCTCATCGAGGAGACCCGCCCGCTGTCCAAGGACAAGCACTTCCGTCTCGTGGACATCATCGAGAAGGCCCGCTAA
- the rpsS gene encoding 30S ribosomal protein S19, which produces MPRSLKKGPFVDEHLLNKVDAQNEAGTKQVIKTWSRRSTILPDFIGHTFAVHDGRKHVPVFVDESMVGHKLGEFAPTKTFKGHVKEQKGRR; this is translated from the coding sequence ATGCCACGTAGCCTGAAGAAGGGCCCGTTCGTCGACGAGCACCTCCTCAACAAGGTGGACGCTCAGAACGAGGCCGGAACCAAGCAGGTCATCAAGACCTGGTCTCGCCGCTCGACCATTCTCCCCGATTTCATCGGACACACCTTCGCCGTCCACGACGGCCGCAAGCACGTGCCGGTGTTCGTCGACGAGTCCATGGTCGGCCACAAGCTCGGCGAGTTTGCACCCACCAAGACCTTCAAGGGTCACGTCAAGGAACAGAAGGGACGTCGATAA
- a CDS encoding Asp23/Gls24 family envelope stress response protein: MADQTTEPAAEQVRERNLNLETDHGTTVIDDTVVGKIAGIAAREVSGVYNLGGGAARMWGAVRESLTASSNVQQGVNVALEQGHVSVAIAIIAEYGVAIHELASAIRENVTVAVSRMTGLIVDRVDVTVHDVHLPGQEHEPADPVPAPRVDQ, encoded by the coding sequence ATGGCCGACCAGACAACCGAGCCCGCCGCCGAACAGGTGCGCGAGCGCAACCTCAACCTGGAGACTGACCACGGCACCACCGTGATCGACGACACCGTCGTGGGCAAGATCGCCGGCATCGCGGCGCGGGAGGTCTCCGGGGTCTACAACCTCGGCGGCGGCGCCGCCCGCATGTGGGGCGCGGTGCGTGAGTCTCTCACCGCCTCCAGCAACGTCCAGCAGGGCGTCAACGTGGCCCTCGAGCAGGGCCACGTCTCGGTGGCAATCGCGATTATCGCCGAGTACGGCGTGGCCATTCACGAGCTGGCCAGCGCGATCCGGGAGAACGTCACGGTGGCCGTGAGCCGCATGACCGGCCTCATCGTCGACCGCGTCGACGTCACCGTGCACGACGTCCACCTGCCCGGCCAGGAGCACGAGCCGGCCGACCCGGTGCCCGCCCCGCGCGTGGACCAGTAG
- the rpsC gene encoding 30S ribosomal protein S3 — protein MGQKIHPHGLRLGITADWKSHWYADKNYADYVAEDIKIREFLSKGLERAGIADVVIERTRDRVRVDIHTARPGIVIGRRGSEADRIRRELEKLTGKMVALNILEVKNVDANAALVAQSIAEQLVNRVAFRRAMRKAIQSAMRNPQVKGIKVMTSGRLGGAEMSRVERYHEGRVPLHTLRAEIDYGIAEAHTTFGVIGVKVWIYKGDVVGGVRESELNAPANERRGRGDRRPRRGGQRRQRAEQKQEG, from the coding sequence ATGGGCCAGAAAATTCACCCACACGGCCTGCGCCTGGGAATCACCGCAGACTGGAAGTCCCACTGGTACGCCGACAAGAACTACGCTGACTACGTCGCCGAGGACATCAAGATCCGTGAGTTCCTGTCCAAGGGCCTCGAGCGCGCCGGCATCGCCGACGTGGTCATCGAGCGCACCCGCGACCGCGTCCGCGTTGATATTCACACCGCCCGCCCGGGCATCGTGATCGGCCGCCGCGGCTCCGAGGCCGACCGCATCCGCCGCGAGCTGGAGAAGCTCACCGGCAAGATGGTCGCCCTCAACATCCTCGAGGTCAAGAACGTCGACGCCAACGCCGCGCTGGTGGCGCAGTCCATCGCCGAGCAGCTGGTCAACCGCGTCGCCTTCCGCCGCGCGATGCGCAAGGCTATCCAGTCCGCAATGCGCAACCCGCAGGTCAAGGGCATCAAGGTGATGACCTCCGGCCGTCTGGGCGGCGCCGAGATGTCGCGCGTCGAGCGCTACCACGAGGGCCGTGTGCCGCTGCACACGCTCCGCGCGGAGATCGACTACGGCATTGCAGAAGCACACACCACCTTCGGCGTCATCGGCGTCAAGGTGTGGATCTACAAGGGCGACGTCGTCGGCGGCGTTCGTGAGTCCGAGCTCAACGCTCCGGCCAACGAGCGCCGTGGCCGCGGCGACCGTCGCCCGCGCCGCGGTGGCCAGCGTCGCCAGCGCGCAGAGCAGAAGCAGGAGGGCTAA
- the rpmC gene encoding 50S ribosomal protein L29, with the protein MANGTPASEFRELTDDELRTRLSAAKEELFNLRFQLATGQLTNNRRISTVKRDIARIYTVLRERELGLSVVPGAEA; encoded by the coding sequence ATGGCAAACGGTACCCCCGCATCTGAGTTCCGCGAGCTCACCGACGATGAGCTGCGCACCCGCCTGTCCGCGGCGAAGGAAGAGCTGTTCAATCTGCGCTTCCAGCTCGCCACCGGGCAGCTGACCAACAACCGCCGCATCTCCACCGTCAAGCGCGACATCGCACGCATCTACACCGTGCTGCGCGAGCGCGAGCTCGGCCTGTCTGTCGTCCCGGGAGCTGAGGCATAA
- a CDS encoding bifunctional hydroxymethylpyrimidine kinase/phosphomethylpyrimidine kinase translates to MTQQPRILSIAGTDPTGGAGIQADLKSIAASGGYGMSVVTALVAQNTRGVREVHTPPTDFLLAQLEAVFDDVEVDAVKVGMLGSAEITRAVADFLAAHPVEVVVIDPVMVATSGDRLLSEDAEDSLRQFVREHASVVTPNIPELAILADASPATTFDEALAQGTALAADFGVQVLVKGGHLDGPDAPNALVTPSGEVHVTRLPRLETTNTHGTGCSLSAALATRMLIDASPAAAAEHSVRWLHEAIAGGAALGVGHGHGPVDHMRPLRRLAAAADSTPWDTNPAPAAEPRPRIAAAGPHTNDLWQRAAARAWPDTLALGFISELRAGTLPARDFEFYLSQDAYYLSEYARALSLVAAKAPERATHEWWSAAATGATAEEAVLHRDWLAGRGLAEAAEAPSPVTLAYVSHLKAAAATGDYAVAAAAVLPCFWLYAEVGLHLADANQPDHPYGAWLSLYGGEDFVSEVTGAIELTEKALEAASPAQRDAAREAFMHSCFLEREFFDQAARLQS, encoded by the coding sequence ATGACGCAGCAACCCAGAATCCTGTCCATCGCCGGCACCGATCCCACCGGCGGCGCCGGCATCCAGGCCGACCTGAAGTCCATCGCGGCTTCGGGCGGCTACGGCATGAGCGTGGTCACCGCCCTCGTGGCCCAAAACACCCGCGGCGTGCGCGAGGTGCACACCCCGCCGACGGATTTCCTCCTCGCACAGCTTGAGGCGGTCTTCGACGACGTGGAGGTCGACGCCGTCAAGGTGGGCATGCTCGGCAGCGCAGAGATCACCCGCGCCGTCGCCGACTTTCTGGCCGCGCACCCCGTCGAGGTGGTCGTGATCGACCCGGTGATGGTCGCCACCTCGGGCGACCGGCTGCTCAGCGAGGACGCCGAGGACAGCCTGCGCCAGTTCGTGCGCGAGCACGCGAGCGTGGTCACCCCCAACATCCCCGAGCTCGCCATCCTCGCTGACGCCTCCCCCGCCACGACCTTCGACGAGGCGCTCGCCCAAGGCACGGCTCTCGCCGCCGACTTCGGGGTGCAGGTGCTGGTCAAAGGCGGCCACCTCGACGGCCCCGACGCCCCAAACGCGCTTGTCACCCCCTCCGGCGAGGTCCACGTCACCCGCCTGCCCCGCCTGGAGACGACCAACACCCACGGCACCGGGTGCTCGCTGTCCGCGGCGTTGGCCACGCGCATGCTTATCGACGCCTCCCCCGCCGCAGCCGCCGAGCACTCCGTGCGCTGGCTGCACGAGGCCATCGCCGGCGGCGCCGCCCTGGGCGTCGGCCACGGCCACGGCCCCGTCGACCACATGCGCCCGCTGCGCCGCCTGGCGGCCGCCGCCGATTCGACCCCGTGGGACACCAACCCCGCGCCGGCCGCCGAGCCGCGCCCCCGCATCGCGGCGGCCGGCCCCCACACGAACGATTTGTGGCAGCGCGCGGCCGCCCGCGCCTGGCCGGACACGCTGGCGCTCGGCTTCATTTCCGAGCTGCGCGCGGGCACTCTCCCCGCACGCGATTTCGAGTTCTACCTCTCCCAGGACGCCTACTACCTGTCCGAGTACGCGCGCGCCCTGTCGCTGGTCGCCGCGAAGGCGCCGGAGCGCGCCACGCACGAATGGTGGTCGGCCGCGGCCACGGGCGCGACGGCGGAAGAAGCGGTGCTGCACCGCGACTGGCTGGCCGGGCGCGGGCTCGCCGAGGCGGCCGAGGCCCCCTCCCCCGTCACCCTCGCCTACGTCAGCCACCTCAAGGCGGCGGCCGCGACGGGCGATTACGCTGTCGCCGCCGCGGCGGTTCTGCCCTGCTTCTGGCTCTACGCCGAGGTGGGCCTCCACCTCGCGGACGCCAACCAGCCGGACCACCCCTACGGGGCGTGGCTGTCGCTGTACGGCGGCGAGGACTTCGTTTCCGAGGTCACCGGCGCCATCGAGCTGACCGAAAAGGCCCTCGAGGCGGCCTCCCCCGCGCAGCGCGACGCCGCGCGCGAGGCCTTCATGCACTCCTGCTTCCTCGAGCGGGAGTTCTTCGACCAGGCGGCGCGGCTTCAGTCCTAG
- the rplC gene encoding 50S ribosomal protein L3: MSDNQIKGILGKKLGMTQIFDEDNRVIPVTVVEAGPAVVTQIRTPETDGYSAIQIAYGDIDPRKTKKPQAGHYKKAGVNPRRYVTEIRMDDTSAYEVGQEITANIFDGDTFVDVVGTTKGHGYAGAMKRHGFAGQGAAHGNQASHRRVGSIGGCATPGRVFKGTRMAGRMGGNRVTTQNLKIQRIDGDNNLILIKGAIPGAKGSVVTVKTAVKGGAHA, translated from the coding sequence ATGTCTGACAACCAGATCAAGGGCATCCTGGGCAAGAAGCTCGGCATGACCCAGATCTTCGACGAGGACAACCGGGTCATCCCGGTCACCGTCGTCGAGGCTGGGCCGGCCGTGGTCACCCAGATCCGTACCCCCGAGACCGATGGCTACTCCGCCATCCAGATCGCCTACGGCGACATCGATCCCCGTAAGACCAAGAAGCCGCAGGCTGGCCACTACAAGAAGGCCGGCGTCAACCCGCGCCGCTACGTCACCGAGATCCGCATGGACGACACCTCGGCCTACGAGGTCGGCCAGGAGATCACCGCGAACATCTTCGACGGCGACACCTTCGTCGACGTGGTCGGCACCACCAAGGGTCACGGCTACGCGGGCGCCATGAAGCGTCACGGCTTCGCCGGCCAGGGCGCCGCCCACGGTAACCAGGCGTCGCACCGCCGCGTCGGCTCCATCGGTGGCTGCGCCACCCCGGGCCGCGTGTTCAAGGGCACCCGCATGGCCGGCCGCATGGGCGGTAACCGCGTTACCACCCAGAACCTGAAGATCCAACGCATCGACGGCGACAACAACCTGATCCTGATCAAGGGCGCCATCCCCGGCGCCAAGGGCAGCGTTGTCACCGTCAAGACCGCAGTGAAGGGCGGTGCTCACGCATGA
- the rplW gene encoding 50S ribosomal protein L23 produces the protein MAKIANPRDIIIAPVLSEKTYGLMEQNTYTFLVAPSANKTQIKIAVEEIFGVDVASVNTVNREGKRKRSRTGFGKRKDTKRAYVTLREGSDSIDIFGGAAV, from the coding sequence ATGGCCAAGATCGCCAACCCGCGTGACATCATCATCGCCCCGGTCCTCTCCGAGAAGACCTACGGGCTGATGGAGCAGAACACCTACACCTTCCTGGTGGCCCCGTCTGCAAACAAGACCCAGATCAAAATTGCCGTGGAAGAGATCTTCGGCGTCGACGTCGCTTCGGTGAACACCGTCAACCGTGAGGGCAAGCGCAAGCGCTCCCGCACCGGCTTTGGCAAGCGCAAGGACACCAAGCGCGCCTACGTCACTCTCCGCGAGGGCAGCGACTCCATCGACATCTTCGGCGGCGCAGCCGTCTAA
- a CDS encoding PfkB family carbohydrate kinase: MITVYGEGLIDLVPARPEPLAPLVPSLGGGPFNVARALSRLGSPVAFQSRLSTDAFGAALTQSLHDASVDLSALTRGPEPTTLAVTSLRPDGSAAYTFYTGGTADRFAEPTPVPGGYAVFGTVSLALEPAASRYAAAAAASAAAGAVVCLDPNIRPFYATDSHREFLRSTLDSVTVLKMSDEEVAFMGDVSAVPIVVTTLGAKGISVRAPFGTLRVPAPEVAVADTIGAGDTVMAALVHEFDSRGLDKQGLLALGENDWRAILHFAAAAAALTVSRRGANTPTRAEVLAACS, translated from the coding sequence ATGATCACCGTCTACGGCGAGGGCCTCATCGACCTCGTCCCCGCGCGCCCCGAACCCCTCGCCCCGCTCGTCCCCTCGCTCGGCGGAGGCCCGTTCAACGTCGCCCGCGCCCTGAGCCGGCTCGGCTCCCCTGTCGCCTTCCAGTCCCGCCTGTCCACTGACGCCTTCGGCGCCGCGCTCACGCAGTCGCTTCACGACGCCTCCGTCGACCTCTCGGCACTCACCCGCGGGCCGGAGCCCACGACGCTGGCGGTGACCTCGCTGCGCCCCGACGGCTCGGCCGCCTACACCTTCTACACCGGGGGCACCGCCGACCGCTTCGCCGAGCCCACCCCGGTGCCGGGCGGCTACGCCGTCTTCGGCACCGTCTCCCTCGCGCTCGAGCCGGCGGCCTCGCGCTACGCCGCCGCCGCTGCCGCCAGCGCCGCCGCCGGCGCCGTGGTCTGCCTCGACCCCAACATCCGCCCCTTCTACGCCACCGACTCGCACCGCGAGTTTTTGCGCTCCACGCTCGACAGCGTCACGGTGCTCAAGATGTCGGACGAGGAGGTAGCTTTCATGGGCGACGTCTCCGCCGTCCCCATCGTGGTGACCACCCTGGGCGCCAAGGGCATCTCGGTGCGCGCCCCCTTCGGCACCCTCCGCGTCCCCGCGCCGGAGGTCGCGGTTGCCGACACCATCGGCGCGGGCGATACGGTCATGGCCGCGCTCGTCCACGAGTTCGACTCCCGGGGCCTCGACAAACAGGGCCTTCTGGCGCTGGGCGAAAACGACTGGCGCGCTATCCTGCACTTCGCCGCCGCTGCGGCCGCGCTCACCGTCTCCCGGCGCGGGGCCAACACCCCGACGCGCGCCGAGGTCCTCGCCGCGTGTTCTTAG
- the rplB gene encoding 50S ribosomal protein L2 gives MAIRKYKPTTPGRRASSVSEFEEITRSTPEKSLLRPLPKKGGRNQHGHITTRHRGGGHKRRYRVIDFRRSDKDGVLAKVAHIEYDPNRTANIALLHYYDGEKRYIIAPKGLTQGTVVEAGPNADIKVGNNLPLRNIPTGTTIHAVELKPGAGAKLARSAGTSIQLLGKEGPYAVLRMPSSEIRRVDIRCRATVGEVGNADQINIRWGKAGRMRWKGWRPTVRGVVMNPVDHPHGGGEGKTSGGRHPVSPWGQKEGRTRNPNRYSNNMIVRRRRANKKR, from the coding sequence ATGGCTATTCGTAAGTACAAGCCGACAACTCCGGGTCGCCGCGCCAGCTCCGTTTCCGAGTTCGAGGAGATCACCCGCTCCACGCCGGAAAAGTCCCTGCTGCGCCCGCTCCCGAAGAAGGGTGGCCGTAACCAGCACGGCCACATCACCACCCGTCACCGCGGCGGCGGCCACAAGCGCCGCTACCGCGTGATCGACTTCCGCCGCTCCGACAAGGACGGCGTGCTGGCCAAAGTCGCTCACATCGAGTACGACCCGAACCGCACCGCGAACATCGCGCTGCTGCACTACTACGACGGCGAGAAGCGCTACATCATCGCCCCCAAGGGCCTGACGCAGGGCACCGTCGTGGAAGCGGGCCCGAACGCGGACATCAAGGTTGGCAACAACCTTCCGCTCCGCAACATCCCGACCGGCACCACCATCCACGCCGTGGAGCTGAAGCCGGGCGCGGGCGCCAAGCTCGCCCGTTCCGCCGGCACCTCCATCCAGCTGCTGGGTAAGGAGGGCCCCTATGCGGTGCTGCGTATGCCGTCCTCCGAGATCCGCCGCGTGGACATCCGCTGCCGCGCCACCGTGGGTGAGGTCGGTAACGCCGACCAGATCAACATCCGCTGGGGCAAGGCCGGCCGCATGCGCTGGAAGGGCTGGCGCCCGACCGTGCGCGGTGTTGTCATGAACCCGGTCGACCACCCGCACGGTGGTGGCGAGGGCAAGACCTCCGGTGGCCGCCACCCGGTCTCGCCGTGGGGCCAGAAGGAAGGCCGCACCCGCAACCCGAACCGTTACTCGAACAACATGATCGTTCGCCGTCGCCGCGCGAACAAGAAGCGCTAA
- a CDS encoding PhoX family protein translates to MGLKGLKLPFASNRSKLTCTYKCGNACYGECTNTSDNEYFGDIVSRRGVLQAFGLGVVTVGGGAALTACASEDNGAAPAETTTAEDTATQANDAPPRPGMQFETVEPNTEDLVVVPAGYTSAVLIAWGDPVYEDAPEFDPMNQTAEAAARQFGFNNDFAGLLEHPDDPNRLVYVCSHEYSTEPHMFPNYDPENPTDEEINIGIAAHGHTVLEVSKVGNTGQLQREFGPLNRRITGTTEFELTGAAAGSDLLKTSADPTGTRVLGTFNNCSGGVTPWGTFLSGEENIDQYWANAASVTEGRAAEDVKRFGVEEAASERKWERIHDRFDLAKEPNEFNRFGYIVEINPFDPESTPVKHTSMGRFKHEAGTIHVTDDGTVVCYSGDDARFEYIYKFVSSKQIKEGDAAHNMSILDEGTLYVASLDGNSPQEEITGDGELPADGHFDGTGTWHKLLTATADGVESHVDGFTGEEVAVYTRLAADAVGATKMDRPEDFEPHPETGKLYLALTNNSYRGATGENAEKSKEDVMEYAPIRENKNGLVMEIEDEHAGESFTWNLLLVCGDPAAAQTYFGGFDESKVSPISCPDNIAFDSHGNLWISTDGNALGSNDGLYAVGLEGENRGQVKCFLTVPKGAETCGPIVDDMRVMVNVQHPGEEDDATFENPGSNWPEGGDAVPRPAVAVAWRPDGKQVGVDA, encoded by the coding sequence ATGGGACTCAAGGGTCTGAAACTGCCGTTCGCATCCAACCGATCAAAGCTGACCTGCACCTACAAGTGCGGCAACGCGTGCTACGGGGAGTGCACGAACACTTCCGACAACGAGTACTTCGGCGACATCGTCTCGCGCCGCGGCGTGCTGCAGGCCTTCGGCCTCGGCGTAGTCACGGTGGGCGGCGGCGCCGCCCTGACCGCGTGCGCCTCGGAGGATAACGGCGCAGCCCCGGCGGAGACCACCACCGCGGAAGACACGGCCACGCAGGCCAACGACGCCCCGCCGCGGCCCGGCATGCAGTTCGAGACCGTGGAGCCGAACACCGAGGACCTGGTTGTCGTTCCGGCGGGCTACACCAGCGCCGTGCTGATCGCGTGGGGCGACCCGGTCTACGAGGACGCGCCCGAGTTCGACCCGATGAACCAGACCGCCGAGGCGGCGGCGCGCCAGTTCGGTTTCAACAACGACTTCGCCGGCCTCCTCGAGCACCCCGACGACCCGAACCGCCTCGTCTACGTCTGCTCCCACGAATACTCCACCGAGCCGCACATGTTCCCCAACTACGACCCGGAGAACCCGACGGACGAGGAGATCAACATCGGCATCGCCGCGCATGGCCACACCGTGCTGGAGGTCTCCAAGGTGGGCAACACCGGCCAGCTCCAGCGAGAGTTCGGCCCGCTCAACCGCCGCATCACCGGCACCACCGAGTTCGAGCTCACGGGCGCCGCGGCCGGGTCCGACCTGCTGAAGACCAGCGCGGACCCGACCGGAACGCGGGTGCTGGGCACCTTCAACAACTGCTCCGGCGGCGTCACCCCGTGGGGGACGTTCCTTTCCGGCGAAGAGAACATCGACCAGTACTGGGCCAACGCGGCGTCGGTCACGGAGGGCCGCGCCGCCGAGGACGTCAAGCGCTTCGGCGTCGAGGAGGCCGCCTCGGAGCGCAAGTGGGAGAGGATCCACGACCGCTTCGATCTGGCCAAGGAGCCGAACGAGTTCAACCGCTTCGGCTACATCGTGGAGATCAACCCCTTCGACCCAGAGTCCACCCCGGTCAAGCACACCTCCATGGGCCGGTTCAAGCACGAGGCCGGCACCATCCACGTCACCGACGACGGCACCGTCGTGTGCTACTCGGGCGACGACGCGCGCTTCGAGTACATCTACAAGTTCGTCTCCTCCAAGCAGATCAAGGAGGGCGACGCCGCCCACAACATGTCCATCCTCGACGAGGGCACGCTCTACGTCGCCTCCCTGGACGGCAACTCCCCGCAGGAGGAGATCACCGGCGACGGCGAGCTGCCCGCCGACGGCCACTTCGACGGCACCGGCACCTGGCACAAGCTGCTCACCGCCACCGCCGACGGCGTTGAGTCGCACGTCGACGGCTTTACCGGCGAGGAGGTCGCCGTGTACACGCGCCTGGCGGCCGACGCCGTGGGCGCGACCAAGATGGACCGCCCCGAGGACTTCGAGCCGCACCCGGAGACCGGCAAGCTCTACCTCGCCCTGACGAACAACTCCTACCGCGGCGCCACCGGCGAAAATGCGGAGAAGAGCAAGGAGGACGTCATGGAGTACGCGCCGATCCGCGAGAACAAGAACGGCCTGGTCATGGAGATCGAGGACGAGCACGCCGGCGAGTCCTTTACCTGGAACCTCCTGCTCGTCTGCGGCGACCCGGCCGCCGCTCAGACCTACTTCGGCGGCTTCGACGAGTCGAAGGTGTCCCCGATCTCCTGCCCGGACAACATCGCGTTCGACAGCCACGGCAACCTGTGGATCTCCACCGACGGCAACGCGCTGGGCAGCAACGACGGCCTGTACGCCGTGGGCCTGGAGGGAGAGAACCGCGGCCAGGTCAAGTGCTTCCTCACCGTGCCGAAGGGCGCCGAGACCTGCGGGCCGATCGTCGACGACATGCGCGTGATGGTCAACGTGCAGCACCCCGGCGAGGAGGACGACGCAACCTTCGAGAACCCGGGCTCGAACTGGCCGGAGGGCGGCGACGCGGTGCCGCGCCCGGCCGTGGCCGTCGCGTGGCGCCCGGACGGCAAGCAGGTGGGCGTCGACGCCTAG
- the rplV gene encoding 50S ribosomal protein L22 has translation MADTITTASATAKFVRTSPMKARRVLALVRGKSVAEALAILKYAPQAAAKPVAKVVASAAANAENNFGLDPRTLVVSEAWANEGPTMRRFQPRAQGRAFQIRKRTSHITVVVESKEGAK, from the coding sequence ATGGCTGACACCATCACCACTGCCTCCGCGACGGCCAAGTTCGTTCGCACTTCCCCGATGAAGGCCCGCCGCGTGCTGGCACTCGTCCGCGGCAAGTCCGTCGCCGAGGCCCTCGCGATCCTGAAGTACGCGCCGCAGGCCGCCGCGAAGCCGGTTGCCAAGGTCGTCGCGTCCGCCGCCGCAAACGCCGAGAACAACTTCGGCCTGGACCCCCGCACGCTCGTCGTCTCCGAGGCGTGGGCGAACGAGGGCCCGACCATGCGCCGCTTCCAGCCGCGCGCCCAGGGTCGCGCCTTCCAGATCCGGAAGCGCACTTCCCACATCACTGTCGTTGTCGAGTCCAAGGAAGGGGCTAAGTAA
- the rplD gene encoding 50S ribosomal protein L4: protein MTNLTLDVHTADGKTNGSVELPAEIFDREASIPLMHQVVTAQLAASRQGTHATKTRGMVRGGGKKPFRQKGTGRARQGSTRAPHFTGGGTVHGPQPRSYAQRTPKKMIKAALAGALTDRARNERIHVVEDLVPGQTPSTKSARAFIERLTDRKSVLLVIGREDVNSRLSARNLPGVHILEPTQLNTYDVLNADDLVFSVEALHTFVNAASGVGATAVEEEK, encoded by the coding sequence ATGACGAACCTGACGCTTGACGTCCACACCGCCGACGGGAAGACCAACGGCTCCGTCGAGCTTCCGGCCGAGATTTTCGACCGCGAGGCATCCATCCCCCTGATGCACCAGGTTGTCACCGCGCAGCTTGCTGCGTCGCGTCAGGGCACCCACGCCACCAAGACCCGCGGCATGGTCCGCGGCGGTGGCAAGAAGCCGTTCCGCCAGAAGGGCACCGGCCGCGCCCGCCAGGGTTCGACCCGCGCCCCGCACTTCACCGGCGGTGGCACCGTCCACGGTCCGCAGCCGCGTTCCTACGCGCAGCGCACCCCCAAGAAGATGATCAAGGCCGCTCTCGCAGGCGCCCTCACCGACCGTGCGCGCAACGAGCGCATCCACGTCGTTGAGGACCTCGTCCCGGGGCAGACCCCTTCAACGAAGTCCGCCCGCGCCTTCATCGAGCGCCTGACCGACCGCAAGAGCGTTCTGCTCGTGATCGGCCGTGAGGACGTCAACTCCCGACTTTCCGCGAGGAACCTGCCGGGCGTGCACATCCTTGAGCCGACGCAGCTGAACACCTACGACGTGCTCAACGCCGATGACCTCGTGTTCTCGGTGGAGGCGCTCCACACCTTCGTCAACGCCGCCAGCGGCGTCGGCGCTACCGCCGTGGAGGAGGAGAAGTAA
- the rpsJ gene encoding 30S ribosomal protein S10: protein MAEQKIRIRLKAYDHEAIDASAKKIVETVTRTGARVVGPVPLPTEKNVYAVIRSPHKYKDSREHFEMRTHKRLIDILDPTPKTVDALMRIDLPASVDVNIQ, encoded by the coding sequence GTGGCGGAACAGAAGATCCGCATCAGGCTCAAGGCCTACGACCACGAGGCGATTGACGCATCTGCGAAGAAGATCGTCGAGACGGTCACCCGCACGGGTGCCCGCGTCGTTGGGCCGGTGCCGTTGCCCACTGAAAAGAACGTGTACGCCGTTATTCGTTCTCCCCACAAGTACAAGGACTCGCGCGAGCACTTCGAGATGCGCACCCACAAGCGCCTCATCGACATTCTCGACCCGACGCCCAAGACGGTCGACGCGCTCATGCGCATCGACCTGCCGGCCAGCGTCGACGTGAACATCCAGTAG